Proteins co-encoded in one Hypanus sabinus isolate sHypSab1 chromosome 6, sHypSab1.hap1, whole genome shotgun sequence genomic window:
- the LOC132394951 gene encoding protein rapunzel-like encodes MSQSTEDALELCKSSVETVQATLVLFNSVEKLSSTLGALGPLIGVAAAIMKLALGGVDSPEMAFMKEQFQAVRNQLDVISGQISKVLQEISRSTMENQYFRIQENIKSQFRKYMDILRAAPEYRQKEKEEFLKHFDETKTDQNLHSLYDGVMGFTGCFGKSILDTAMDSSERNRRLMESLCAALKKLFCVGVIALVGHAAITGNDAKALEVEWNEKLARVEGRMNSMISRCIYEFEEQARMDVNKWVQCKGGRDNRECSSYVLNQLVQKYNWVHWSVRVYDPVHAYANHCVIGCHYFHFFRHNGVNIVVSYTTNPSPVDEFRIRQLMKGKEHWSDPKKVVDHIHGNLPGHVVHVVRRYKNLWYASNFPGTCHFWENYSGVTLCVHRE; translated from the coding sequence ATGTCTCAGAGTACCGAAGATGCCCTGGAGTTGTGCAAGTCCTCTGTGGAGACCGTACAGGCCACTTTGGTGTTGTTTAATTCTGTGGAGAAGTTATCTTCCACATTGGGTGCGTTGGGCCCATTGATTGGGGTGGCCGCAGCCATTATGAAACTAGCCCTGGGCGGTGTGGACAGTCCGGAGATGGCCTTCATGAAGGAACAGTTCCAAGCCGTTAGAAACCAACTGGATGTCATCTCAGGGCAGATTTCCAAAGTCCTTCAGGAGATCAGTAGAAGCACGATGGAAAATCAGTATTTCCGCATTCAGGAAAACATCAAGAGCCAGTTCAGGAAGTACATGGACATCCTGAGAGCAGCACCAGAGTACCGGCAGAAGGAGAAGGAAGAATTTCTCAAACACTTCGACGAGACCAAGACAGACCAGAACCTGCACAGTCTGTATGATGGAGTGATGGGTTTTACCGGATGTTTTGGCAAATCTATCCTGGACACCGCCATGGACAGTAGCGAGAGGAATCGTCGTCTGATGGAGAGCCTTTGTGCCGCATTGAAGAAGCTCTTTTGTGTCGGTGTGATTGCTCTGGTGGGGCACGCTGCCATCACCGGGAACGACGCAAAGGCGCTAGAGGTGGAATGGAATGAAAAACTGGCCCGAGTCGAGGGCAGAATGAACTCCATGATATCTCGCTGCATCTATGAGTTTGAAGAGCAGGCGAGGATGGATGTGAATAAATGGGTGCAGTGTAAGGGCGGGAGGGATAACCGTGAGTGTTCAAGTTATGTCCTGAATCAATTAGTACAGAAATACAACTGGGTTCATTGGTCAGTGCGTGTCTATGATCCTGTCCATGCCTATGCCAATCACTGTGTTATCGGCTGTCACTACTTTCACTTTTTCAGGCATAACGGTGTTAATATTGTCGTCTCCTACACCACCAACCCAAGTCCAGTTGATGAGTTTCGCATCCGGCAGTTAATGAAGGGGAAGGAGCACTGGAGTGACCCAAAAAAAGTGGTGGATCATATCCATGGCAACCTCCCTGGGCATGTTGTCCACGTAGTGAGGCGGTACAAAAATCTGTGGTACGCTTCCAACTTCCCCGGTACATGTCACTTCTGGGAGAACTACAGTGGTGTCACCCTGTGTGTTCACAGAGAATAA